The following proteins are co-located in the Ascochyta rabiei chromosome 8, complete sequence genome:
- a CDS encoding tRNA pseudouridine(55) synthase translates to MASPPKDSGAGAGGGGGGRKVLEGVFGIHKPQWASSAGVLRDLQTAFATSAVFQPWLEWQRRQMVVSGSKKKHVEQVKVKLGHGGTLDPMATGVLVVGVGRGTKELGKFLECTKSYECVVLFGAATDSYDAVGKLVATADHAHVTRALVEEKLAHFRGHMMQTPSVFSALKVDGKKMYEYAREGKDIPVVPARPVTVEQLELVDWLEPGTHHFAWPSDELDEEAKAGAEHLLGIRQSDAAHAAQHHRLHAKRARSPSAEPANRPGPGPSPSPTSDAGPQPKKPRTDCEPAMSGALPSTQPTAVPVQRPLDADIPEPPVPVEKQPVDQRCTSAADEIPDTIPDTIPDTIPDTIPDTIPDTIPDTIPDTIPETTPIDKQHQPPAARLRMTVTSGFYVRSLCHDLGLACGSLGLMSSLVRTRQGDYQLGGPNVLEYADLEKGPAVWEPQVERLLTQFMERERWAHEELEDEDTWQAKKKELMASRRDDDRSRSYRGGGGRGKYGGGGGAGKYSKNRSGGRKD, encoded by the coding sequence ATGGCCTCCCCACCCAAAGACAGCGGTGCCGGTgctggtggcggcggcggcgggcgcAAGGTGCTCGAGGGCGTCTTCGGCATCCACAAGCCGCAGTGGGCGTCGTCGGCGGGCGTGCTGCGCGACCTGCAGACGGCGTTTGCCACGTCGGCCGTGTTCCAGCCCTGGCTCGAGTGGCAGCGGCGGCAGATGGTGGTGTCGGGGTCCAAGAAGAAGCACGTGGAACAGGTCAAGGTCAAGCTGGGCCACGGCGGCACCCTCGACCCCATGGCCACGGGCGTGCTGGTGGTCGGCGTGGGCCGCGGCACAAAGGAGCTCGGCAAGTTCCTCGAGTGCACCAAGAGCTACGAGTGCGTCGTCCTGTTCGGCGCCGCCACCGACAGCTACGACGCCGTGGGCAAGCTCGTCGCCACGGCCGACCACGCCCACGTCACGCGCGCGCTGGTCGAGGAGAAGCTGGCGCACTTCCGCGGCCACATGATGCAGACGCCCAGCGTCTTCTCCGCCCTCAAGGTCGACGGCAAGAAGATGTACGAGTACGCGCGCGAGGGCAAGGACATACCCGTCGTCCCCGCCCGCCCCGTCACCGTCGAGCAGCTCGAGCTCGTCGACTGGCTCGAGCCCGGCACCCACCACTTCGCCTGGCCCAGCGACGAGCTCGACGAAGAAGCCAAGGCCGGCGCAGAGCACCTGCTGGGCATCCGCCAGTCCGACGCCGCCCACGCCGCCCAGCACCATCGCTTGCACGCCAAACGCGCACGCTCTCCCTCCGCAGAGCCTGCCAACCGCCCCGGGCCCGGCCCCTCTCCTTCGCCCACCTCTGACGCTGGCCCGCAGCCGAAGAAGCCGCGCACCGACTGCGAGCCCGCCATGTCCGGCGCCCTCCCCTCGACCCAGCCAACCGCCGTCCCCGTCCAGCGCCCCCTCGACGCCGACATCCCCGAGCCGCCCGTGCCCGTCGAGAAGCAGCCCGTCGACCAACGCTGCACGAGCGCAGCAGACGAGATCCCCGACACCATCCCCGACACCATCCCCGACACGATTCCCGACACCATCCCCGACACCATCCCCGACACCATCCCCGACACCATCCCCGACACCATCCCCGAGACCACCCCCATCGACAAGCAACACCagccgcccgccgcccgcctGCGCATGACCGTCACCAGCGGCTTCTACGTGCGCTCGCTGTGCCACGACCTGGGCCTCGCATGCGGCAGCCTCGGCCTGATGAGCAGCCTCGTCCGCACCCGGCAGGGCGACTACCAGCTCGGCGGCCCCAACGTGCTCGAGTACGCCGACCTGGAAAAGGGCCCTGCCGTGTGGGAGCCCCAGGTCGAGCGCCTCCTGACCCAATTCATGGAGCGCGAGCGCTGGGCGCACGAGGAGCTGGAGGATGAGGACACCTGGCAggccaagaagaaggagctCATGGCGAGCAGGAGGGACGACGATCGCAGCCGGAGTTATAGGGGCGGAGGCGGGAGGGGCAAGTATGGAGGTGGTGGGGGTGCGGGCAAGTATTCGAAGAACAGGAGCGGGGGGCGCAAGGATTGA
- a CDS encoding Rab GTPase ypt7 yields MASRKKVLLKVIILGDSGVGKTSLMNQYVRLPRLSLGDRTAPSYRALLTQIIQVNKKFSASYKATIGADFLTKEVMVDDRLVTMQLWDTAGQERFQSLGVAFYRGADCCVLVYDVNNSKSFDTLDSWRDEFLVQASPMDPESFPFVVIGNKIDVEESKRMISSKRAMTFCQSKGGIPYFETSAKDAINVEQAFEVIARQALAQEDVGDFSNDFPETIPIDLKGSEGGCAC; encoded by the exons ATGGCTTCCAGGAAGAAGGTTCTCCTCAAG GTCATTATCCTCGGCGACAGTGGTGTCGGCAAGACCAGCTTGATGAACCAATATGTACGACTCCCACGACTCTCGCTCGGCGATCGCACAGCCCCAAGCTATAGAGCGCTGCTCACACAAATCATACAGGTCAACAAGAAGTTCAGCGCAAGCTACAAGGCGACAATAGGCGCCGACTTTCTGACCAAGGAAGTCATGGTCGACGACAGGCTGGTGACAATGCAG CTCTGGGATACCGCTGGACAGGAGCGCTTCCAATCACTCGGTGTCGCATTCTACCGCGGTGCCGACTGCTGCGTGCTCGTATACGACGTCAACAACTCGAAGAGTTTCGATACCCTGGACAGCTGGAGAGACGAGTTCTTGGTCCAGGCTAGTCCCATGGACCCTGAGAGTTTCCCATTC GTCGTCATTGGCAACAAGATCGATGTTGAGGAGAGCAAGAGGATG ATCTCATCGAAGCGCGCCATGACCTTCTGCCAGTCCAAAGGCGGCATTCCCTACTTCGAGACCAGCGCCAAGGACGCTATCAATGTTGAGCAGGCGTTTGAGG TCATCGCACGGCAGGCGCTTGCGCAGGAAGACGTGGGCGACTTCAGCAACGACTTCCCCGAGACGATTCCCATCGACCTGAAGGGCAGTGAGGGCGGATGCGCGTGCTAG